A stretch of the Fusarium musae strain F31 chromosome 2, whole genome shotgun sequence genome encodes the following:
- a CDS encoding hypothetical protein (EggNog:ENOG41) yields MFPKMLRLISHRKRYPIRPSTGTMTYDRPAPTTDGSALLSTFDALSKSGLVLYDENQKIVEHTDGDLKFHFVLTKALIKKPTLSTPEQSSASAFGNGVSNQLLPGSDIDTNGFEMGKSESSTHFLVANKFCFSRPHLMMLTRDGYRRQYEPLNQIDFEATWGTLASLNNETTDYVVFFNCGKDGGCSRLHKHVQLMPLPASGFAVDFLNSDSKKEPKVPFEWFYHRFQDSATAAAKATEIYLQLLHQAAEAWMASTGKDVPDGQACPHNVAFTSRWIVVIPRRKAAINKEAGVNSLGMLGVIAVATEKEIQNWAKLGLTNSLRELGVPKNFDEMQGK; encoded by the exons ATGTTCCCCAAGATGCTTCGCTTGATCTCGCACCGAAAACGTTATCCAATCCGCCCCAGCACAGGCACCATGACATACGACCGCCCTGCACCAACCACTGATGGATCAGCTCTGTTGTCCACGTTTGATGCCTTGAGCAAGTCCGGCCTTGTTCTCTACGATGAAAACCAGAAGATTGTAGAACATACGGATGGAGACCTTAAG TTTCATTTTGTTCTCACCAAAGCTCTTATCAAGAAGCCGACTTTATCCACGCCAGAACagtcatctgcatctgcattcGGCAACGGCGTATCAAATCAACTCCTCCCTGGCAGCGATATCGATACAAATGGCTTCGAGATGGGTAAGAGCGAGAGCAGCACTCACTTCCTTGTCGCCAACAAATTTTGCTTCTCACGACCTCACCTCATGATGCTCACTCGCGATGGGTATCGCAGGCAATACGAGCCATTGAACCAGATCGACTTTGAAGCTACGTGGGGCACTTTGGCCTCCTTGAATAATGAAACGACAGACTACGTTGTGTTCTTCAACTGCGGCAAAGATGGCGGGTGCAGCCGACTACACAAGCATGTACAATTGATGCCTCTTCCCGCTAGTGGATTTGCAGTCGACTTTCTCAATTCAGACAGTAAAAAGGAACCAAAAGTACCTTTCGAATGGTTCTACCACAGATTTCAAGACAGTGCCACTGCAGCTGCGAAAGCGACCGAGATTTacctccagcttcttcaccagGCGGCGGAAGCATGGATGGCTAGCACAGGAAAGGATGTACCAGATGGACAGGCGTGTCCCCACAACGTGGCTTTCACATCTCGCTGGATAGTGGTTATTCCTCGTCGTAAAGCGGCTATCAACAAGGAGGCCGGCGTCAATTCTTTGGGTATGTTGGGGGTAATCGCCGTGGCGACCGAGAAAGAGATTCAGAACTGGGCTAAGCTTGGTCTGACAAATTCGCTCAGAGAACTTGGAGTTCCGAAGAATTTCGATGAAATGCAAGGAAAGTAA